A single region of the Corticium candelabrum chromosome 15, ooCorCand1.1, whole genome shotgun sequence genome encodes:
- the LOC134191579 gene encoding uncharacterized protein LOC134191579, which produces MGRLAITLQYLVTGDSMQTISFNYRVGHCTLCGIIGISCDALWEAFSPEYLQSPTIKLEWKMLVKDSTKPGTFPMCWVTLHAQCEISLNGADIMKDVTDVYLFFVDVSTSGQMINLISIFQVSLPAPESTDSTSSVVNADANIDIDLGVDIVVICEEDMIIVSNVNYLLEERLKMQKSIAELRKTKVRLHNTKLGITTVWDMNKFELRLEQMRELYEGDCETDSDDLFYDPEDNWEKDLTFSPTPPSRIRSVSQRTVSTPKLQELPPTVPKSLQELLTSQVSSSPLSSSRRCVSSEIVSTPVSEVSQSSMSSRLDNLDETFLKDLLKDIPAVPTICRTIMSAALSHLDGDVTITRQRTFADRVLEQCQSLKVAATTVLQSFDSHLCTGRVPFCETSEVRGHCIQSSVALELMVDQAVQWTTEQGERDTESKLTRELKTRLKDTTRRVGVNMARLMQHSGHTYLNTDNNLK; this is translated from the exons ATGGGGAGACTAGCTATCACTCTTCAATACTTGGTGACTGGTGATTCAATGCAGACAATTTCATTCAATTATCGTGTTGGTCACTGTACCTTATGTGGTATAATTGGCATTTCATGTGATGCTTTATGGGAAGCCTTCTCTCCAGAGTATTTACAAAGTCCTACCATTAAACTAGAATGGAAAATGTTAGTTAAGGATTCGACAAAACCTGGAACCTTCCCAATGTGTTGG GTTACATTACATGCTCAGTGTGAAATAAGCCTTAATGGTGCTGATATAATGAAGGATGTCACAGATGTCTACTTGTTCTTTGTGGATGTCTCTACCAGTGGCCAAATGATTAATCTGATTTCTATTTTCCAGGTGTCACT CCCAGCACCTGAGAGTACTGATAGCACAAGTAGTGTGGTCAATGCTGATGCTAACATTGACATTGATCTTGGTGTCGATATT GTGGTCATATGTGAAGAAGACATGATAATAGTCAGCAATGTGAACTATTTGCTTGAAGAACGTTTGAAGAT GCAGAAGTCTATTGCGGA atta CGGAAAACAAAGGTACGACTGCATAACACCAAACTGGGTATAACTACAGTGTGGGATATGAATAAGTTTGAGTTACGTCTGGAGCAAATGAGAGAACTCTATGAG GGTGACTGCGAAACAGATTCTGATGATTTGTTTTATGACCCTGAAGATAATTGGGAAAAAGACTTGACTTTTTCTCCAACCCCTCCATCTAGAAT tcgctCTGTAAGCCAACGAACAGTTTCAACACCAAAGTTACAAGAACTTCCGCCAACAGTGCCA AAATCATTACAAGAACTGTTAACATCACAAGTCAGCTCATCACCTCTATCTTCAAGCAGGAGGTGTGTGTCTTCGGAGATTGTCA GCACTCCTGTAAGTGAAGTGAGTCAGTCTTCAATGTCTTCACGACTAGACAACCTGGATGAAACATTTTTGAAGG ATTTATTGAAAGATATCCCTGCTGTTCCTACCATTTGTAGAACTATTATGTCGGCTGCCCTCTCTCACCTAGATGGAGATG TTACGATAACCAGGCAGAGAACATTTGCTGACAGAGTTCTAGAGCAGTGTCAGAGTTTGAAAGTTGCAGCTACAACAGTCTTACAGTCATTTGATAGTCATTTGTGTACTGGAAGGG TTCCATTCTGTGAGACAAGTGAAGTTCGGGGTCATTGTATTCAGTCAAGTGTTGCTCTAGAGCTTATGGTTGACCAAGCTGTTCAGTGGACAACAGAACAGGGAGAAAGGGACACAGAGTCTAAATTGACAAGAGAGCTGAAAACTAGGCTAAAAGATACAACAAGAAGAGTTGGTGTAAACATGGCAAGGTTGATGCAG cactCGGGGCATACCTACCTGAATACTGACAACAATCTAAAGTGA
- the LOC134191580 gene encoding zinc finger MYM-type protein 1-like yields the protein MTHDGNLMKLLQLRTEEDPGLERWLKNQHYMSPEIVNKLIAVLGKELLQRLLENIRDTSWFAIIADKTTDIAKLEQLSISIRWVRKTYEVNEDFVGLIHVPYITAATLTDAIKDVLIRCQLRLSQCRGQAYDGASNMMGRLRGVATQIQVTEAAVIPVHCLSHCLNLCLQDAARKCQPIRNALNIVMDICQLIKFSPKRSFVFLTCKDGLPIPGTALVEIMGAISRVSHDDCGCRAGGILAILERFDTFFGLKFAHLVFGATEQTSIALQGKDTTVQEAVLLAWQNLLCADKEMALPLSNFYSTMVVHSNNYASEAVLPRYKRIPHCLDDGSEPHRFTNPKEYYRV from the exons ATGACGCATGATGGCAATTTGATGAAGTTATTGCAACTTCGTACTGAGGAGGATCCTGGACTTGAAAGGTGGCTAAAGAATCAGCATTACATGTCGCCTGAGAtagtaaacaaattaattgctgTTCTTGGCAAGGAGTTGCTTCAGCGGTTACTGGAGAATATTAGAGACACGTCCTGGTTTGCTATAATAGCAGATAAAACTACGGATATTGCTAAGCTCGAGCAGCTTTCTATTTCTATTCGATGGGTCAGGAAAACTTATGAGGTCAATGAAGACTTCGTTGGTCTTATACATGTTCCTTATATAACTGCTGCTACGTTAACAGATGCTATTAAGGATGTCCTCATACGCTGTCAACTGCGACTTTCACAATGCAGGGGCCAAGCATATGATGGTGCCTCAAATATGATGGGGCGATTGCGTGGTGTTGCAACTCAGATACAAGTCACAGAAGCAGCAGTAATTCCAGTCCACTGCCTTTCACATTGCCTTAATCTGTGCTTGCAAGATGCTGCAAGAAAATGCCAACCTATCAGGAATGCTCTGAATATTGTAATGGACATCTGCCAGCTGATTAAATTTTCTCCAAAGCGATCTTTTGTCTTCCTGACATGCAAAGATGGCTTGCCCATTCCTGGAACAG CACTAGTTGAAATTATGGGAGCGATCAGCAGGGTATCACATGATGACTGTGGTTGCAGAGCTGGAGGAATATTGGCAATTCTTGAACGTTTTGATACATTCTTTGGCTTGAAGTTTGCTCATTTGGTATTTGGTGCAACTGAGCAAACATCTATAGCATTGCAAGGAAAAGACACAACTGTTCAAGAAGCTGTGCTGCTAGCATGGCAAAATCTTTTGTGTGCAGACAAAGAAATGGCCTTGCCTTTGAGCAATTTTTATTCAACAATGGTGGTTCATTCAAATAATTATGCAAGTGAAGCAGTGCTGCCGAGGTACAAGAGGATTCCACATTGTTTAGATGATGGTTCTGAGCCTCATCGGTTCACTAATCCAAAAGAATATTATCGAGTTTAG